Proteins co-encoded in one Setaria viridis chromosome 9, Setaria_viridis_v4.0, whole genome shotgun sequence genomic window:
- the LOC117840413 gene encoding tyrosine N-monooxygenase → MLLQETTAADDAMSSSLPAPAMLAATAAAVLFGGLVVMAVLYRRNKAEVVSTKGTGGGKGLPPGPRGLPVLGNMHQMLANKPVHRWLDGLLADAGGGIVRVRLGPVHVVAISCPEMAREVLRGRNDAVFADRPTTFAAESFSVGYRSASISPFGDQWRKMRRVLTAEVLAPGTEHRLRAVREGEADHLVRYVRALCGGGGVDVRHVARHFCGNVIRMLTLGRRHFAAAPPACGTGGPGRDEAEHVDALFATLNYLDAFCVSDYFPALVGLDLDGHERVVRGIMRTLRRLHDPVVEERVEEWRQLRKAGERRDPADFLDVLASLNDAAGRPLLTVDEIKAQIIDIMIATVDNPSNAAEWALAEMLNRPEVMARAVAELDAVVGRDRLVAERDVRELNYLKACIREAFRLHPYHPFNPPRVAMADTSVAGYAIPKGSQVILSRVGLGRNPNVWEDPLEFRPERHLLDGGGVSLSEPELRFISFSTGRRGCPGLSLGTVITVMLLGRLLQGFDWSAPPGVGRVELREAATSLVRVEPLVLRATPRLPAHLYEAK, encoded by the exons ATGCTACTGCAAGAGACGACCGCTGCTGACGACGCCATGTCGTCGAGCTTGCCGGCTCCGGCAAtgctcgccgccaccgcggccgccgtctTGTTTGGCGGCCTCGTGGTGATGGCCGTATTGTACCGGAGGAACAAGGCGGAGGTGGTGTCAACAAaaggcaccggcggcggcaaaGGGCTGCCGCCGGGGCCGCGGGGGCTGCCGGTGCTGGGCAACATGCACCAGATGCTGGCCAACAAGCCGGTCCACCGGTGGCTGGACGGCCTGCTGGCCGACGCGGGGGGAGGCATCGTGCGCGTGCGCCTCGGCCCCGTCCACGTGGTCGCCATCTCGTGCCCCGAGATGGCCCGCGAGGTGCTCCGCGGCCGGAACGACGCCGTCTTCGCCGACCGCCCCACCACGTTCGCCGCCGAGTCCTTCAGCGTCGGCTACCGCAGCGCCAGCATCTCCCCGTTCGGGGACCAGTGGCGGAAGATGCGCCGCGTGCTCACCGCCGAGGTGCTCGCCCCGGGCACCGAGCACCGCCTCCGCGCCGTGCGGGAGGGGGAGGCCGATCACCTCGTCCGCTACGTCCGCGcgctctgcggcggcggcggtgtcgacGTGCGGCACGTTGCCAGGCACTTCTGCGGCAACGTCATCCGGATGCTGACCCTGGGGCGGCGCCacttcgccgccgccccgccggcgtgCGGAACCGGCGGCCCCGGgcgcgacgaggcggagcacgtGGACGCGCTCTTCGCCACGCTCAACTACCTCGACGCCTTCTGCGTCTCCGACTACTTCCCGGCGCTGGTGGGGCTCGACCTCGACGGCCACGAGCGCGTCGTCAGGGGCATCATGCGGACGCTGCGCCGCCTGCACGACCCCGTCGTTGAGGAGAGGgtggaggagtggcgccagctGCGGAAGGCCGGCGAGCGCCGCGACCCCGCCGACTTCCTCGATGTCCTCGCCTCCCTCAACGACGCCGCGGGCCGGCCGCTGCTCACCGTCGACGAGATCAAGGCGCAAATCATC GACATCATGATCGCGACGGTGGACAACCCGTCGAACGCGGCGGAGTGGGCGCTGGCGGAGATGCTGAACCGGCCGGAGGTGATGgcgagggcggtggcggagctcgacgccgtcgtcggccGGGACCGGCTGGTGGCGGAGCGCGACGTGCGGGAGCTCAACTACCTCAAGGCGTGCATCCGGGAGGCGTTCCGGCTGCACCCGTACCACCCTTTCAACCCGCCGCGCGTCGCCATGGCGGACACGTCCGTCGCCGGCTACGCCATCCCCAAGGGCAGCCAGGTCATCCTCAGCCGCGTCGGGCTCGGCCGGAACCCCAACGTGTGGGAGGACCCCCTCGAGTTCCGCCCCGAGCGGCAcctgctcgacggcggcggcgtgtcgCTCTCCGAGCCCGAGCTGCGGTTCATCTCGTTCAGCACGGGGAGGCGGGGGTGCCCGGGCCTGTCGCTCGGCACGGTCATCACAGTCATGCTGCTCGGGAGGCTCCTGCAGGGGTTCGACTGGAGCGCGCCGCCCGGCGTCGGCAGGGTCGAGCTccgggaggcggcgacgagcctCGTGCGGGTCGAGCCGCTCGTCCTGCGGGCGACGCCGCGGCTGCCAGCGCACCTCTACGAGGCCAAGTGA